The segment CATTAACATGACCTTTGATATGGGCAACTGGTGCTGGACCGGTGAGGATGCCGGTCAGGCGGCAGCATTGCTGGCCGCGCAGGTGGGCTATGTGCATGTCAAAGCCGCAGTGCCGCATCAGGAGAGCTTCCGGGCGATTGCGCTGGATGATGCTGACGACTGCTGGCTCGCCCTGCTGCAACAGCTACCGGCTACCGCGCCGCGCGGCATTGAATTTCCGCTCGAAGGCGACGATCTGACTGCGGTGACACGCCACTATGTGTCGCTGCTGCGTAACGTGTAAGGAGTAAAGATAATGACGCATCACACTATGCATCATAACGGTCCGCTTGATGTTGTCACGATTGGTGAGGCGATGGCGATGTTCGTCGCCCGTGAAACCGGCGACCTGGCCGCAGCAGAGACCTTTGTGAAACGTGCCGCGGGCGCAGAGCTGAATGTCGCAACCGGCCTTGCCCGTCTTGGTCTGAAAGTGGGCTGGGTCAGCCGCATCGGCGATGACGCCTTTGGCCGGTTTATCTGTCAGCAGCTGGAAAAAGAGGGGATCGACCACGCCCGGGTGACGGTCGATTCGCGCTATCCCACAGGTTTTCAGCTGAAGTCCAAAGTCGATGATGGTTCCGACCCGCTGGTGGAGTATTTCCGTAAAGGTTCGGCGGCCAGCCATCTGTCGGTTGACGATTTCGACGCGGACTATTTCGGCTCGGCGCGTCATCTGCACCTGAGCGGTGTCGCGGCGGCGCTGTCAGAGAGCTCGCTGGAACTGCTGAAACACACTGCGAAAGAGATGCGGTCGCGCGGTAAAACGATTTCGTTTGATCCTAACCTGCGGCCGGTGCTGTGGCGCAGCGAAGAGGAGATGCGTAAGCAGCTCAACCTGCTGGCAGAGTACGCCGACTGGGTGCTGCCAGGCGAAAAAGAGGGACTGATCCTCACCGGCTATCGTCAGCCGGAGGCGATCGCGGATTTCTATCTCGACAAGGGCGTGAAAGCCGTCGTGATAAAAACCGGGTGTGACGGTGCCTGGTATAAAACGGCCCAGGGTGAACAGGGCCAGGTGGCGGCGGTCAGGGTTGAAAACGTGGTGGATACCGTCGGGGCGGGTGATGGCTTTGCGGTAGGGGTGATCAGCGCCCTGCTGGAAGGTCAGTCGCTGCCGCAGGCGATCCGTCGCGGAAACAAAATTGGTTCGATGGCGATTCAGGTTATTGGTGACAGCGAAGGTCTGCCGACGCGTCAGCAACTGGGCGATGTGTAGTCAACGCCCCCTCTACAGACACAGGAGTTCCCGATGAAAAAGCAGACAATCGCGCCAAAACGGTGGTGGTTCATCATGCCCATCGTGTTTATCACCTACAGCCTGGCCTATCTCGACCGGGCCAACTTCAGCTTCGCTTCTGCTGCCGGGATTAATGATGATCTTGGCATCACCAAAGGCATGTCCTCGCTGCTGGGGGCGCTGTTCTTCCTGGGATACTTCTTCTTCCAGATCCCGGGGGCGATTTATGCCGAACGCCGCAGCGTGAAGAAACTGATTTTCTGGTGCCTGATCCTGTGGGGCGGCTGTGCCTCCCTGACCGGGGTGGTCAGCAACATTCCGATGCTGGCGGCAATCCGCTTTATCCTGGGCGTGGTCGAAGCGGCCGTAATGCCGGCAATGCTGATCTACATCAGCAACTGGTTTACCAAATCGGAACGCTCCCGCGCCAACACCTTTCTGATCCTGGGGAACCCGGTGACGGTGCTGTGGATGTCTGTGGTTTCCGGCTATCTGATCGAATCTTTTGGCTGGCGCGAGATGTTCATCATCGAAGGGATTCCGGCGGTGATCTGGGCGGTGGCCTGGTGGTTCCTGGTGCAGGATAAACCTTCGCAGGCACGCTGGATGAGCGATGCCGAGAAAGCGGCGCTGCAGGCTGAACTGCAGAAAGAGCAGGAGAACATCAAAGCGGTGCGCAACTACGGCGAAGCGTTCCGCAACCGCAACGTGATCATTCTCTGCCTGCAATACTTTGCCTGGAGCATCGGCGTCTATGGCTTCGTACTGTGGCTGCCGTCGATTCTGCGTAACGGGACCCAGATGGGTATGGTGGAAGCGGGCTGGCTCTCTGCGGTGCCTTATCTGGCCGCGACTATCGCGATGGTGGTGGTCTCCTGGGCGTCAGACAAAACCCAGAACCGTAAGCTGTTTGTCTGGCCGCTGCTGCTGGTCGGGGCGCTGGCGTTCCTCGGCTCCTGGCTGGTGGGATCGAACAATTTCTGGATGTCCTACACCCTGTTAGTGATCGCCGGTGCCGCGATGTATGCGCCTTACGGCCCGTTCTTCGCCATTATTCCTGAGATGCTGCCGCGCAACGTCTCCGGTGGCGCGATGGCGCTGATCAACAGCATGGGTGCGCTGGGGTCGTTTATCGGTTCGTGGATTGTCGGCTATCTTAATGGGGCTACCGGCAGCCCGGCGGCCTCCTACATCTTTATGGGATCAGCCCTGCTGGTGGCGGTGTGGCTGACGCTGATTGTGAAACCGGCGCAGAACACAGCGCCGCCGCTGCAGAGTGCAAAACCGGCCTGAAAGCGTAAGCGCTGAAGGGGGCTGACCCGGCGTCAGCCCACCGGCGCAACAATGCGTCTCTGTTTCTCCGGGCGGCCTGCAGGCCGCCCGCTACTTATTGATCGGGAGCGACCGAATGAAACCCGCTGTAATTCTCTACAAAAAACTGCCTGACGATCTCTATGCCCGCCTGGCTGAACAGTGTGACGTGACGGAAATCAGTGACCTCTCGCCAGAAAATCAGCAGCAACACGCTGAGGCGTTCCGGCAGGCCGAGGGGCTGCTGGGATCGGGCGGTAAAGTGAACGGGGACCTGCTGGCAAAAATGCCGAATCTGCGCGTCTGCTCCAGCGTCTCGGTAGGCTATGACAATTTTGATGTCGAGGCGCTCAACCAGCGTAACGTGGTGCTGATGCACACCCCGACCGTTCTGACCGAAACCGTTGCGGATACCATGATGGCGCTGGTGCTGAGCACGGCGCGCCGCGTGCCGGAGCTGGATGCCTGGGTCAAAGCGGGCCACTGGCAGAAGAGCATCGGCCCGGCGCAGTTCGGCATCGACGTGCATCATAAAACCCTGGGTATTCTCGGCATGGGCCGTATCGGCATGGCGCTGGCGCAGCGCGCCCACTTTGGCTTCGGCATGAACATCCTCTACAACGCACGCCGTGAACATGAAGAGGCGCAGACGCGCTTTGGCGCACGGCGCTGTGACCTGGAGACGCTGCTGAAAGAGAGTGATTTCGTCTGCATCAGCCTGCCGCTGACGCGCGAAACGCACCATCTGATCGGTGCCGCTGAACTGGCGCTGATGAAGCCGGATGCGGTGCTGATTAACGCCGGTCGCGGGCCGGTGGTGGATGAACAGGCGCTGATCGCCGCGCTGCAGGCGGGCAAGCTGCACGCCGCCGGACTGGATGTGTTTGAGCAGGAGCCGGTCGCTGCCGACTCTCCGCTGCTGTCGCTGCCCAACGTGGTCACCCTGCCGCACATCGGTTCTGCCACGCATGAAACCCGTTACGGCATGATGCAGGATGCAGTGGAAAACCTCATCGCTGCGCTCGGCGGAAGCGTCGATAAAAACTGCGTTAACCCGCAGGCGCTGAAGTAATCCTCACGCCTTTCCATTGCGCCCGCCGATGGCGGGCGTTATGGTGGACCCCCGATTCGCTATCACAAATATTTAACCGCTATGTCCTTTTCTCAGTTCGGCGACAAATTTACTCAACATTCCGGCATCTCACGTCTGATGGAAGATATGGGCGCGGGCCTGCGTACGCCTGACACTATCATGCTGGGCGGCGGTAATCCGGCGCAGATCCCGGCCATGAACGACTACTTTCAGCAGCTGCTGCTGCAGATGCATGAGGAAGGCAAACTCAGCGAGGCGCTCTGTAACTATGACGGCCCGCGTGGTAAGGCGACGCTGCTGGCGTCGCTGGCAGCACTGCTGAGCGAGCAGCTTGGCTGGCCGATCACTGCGCAGAACA is part of the Pantoea sp. Ep11b genome and harbors:
- the ghrB gene encoding glyoxylate/hydroxypyruvate reductase GhrB encodes the protein MKPAVILYKKLPDDLYARLAEQCDVTEISDLSPENQQQHAEAFRQAEGLLGSGGKVNGDLLAKMPNLRVCSSVSVGYDNFDVEALNQRNVVLMHTPTVLTETVADTMMALVLSTARRVPELDAWVKAGHWQKSIGPAQFGIDVHHKTLGILGMGRIGMALAQRAHFGFGMNILYNARREHEEAQTRFGARRCDLETLLKESDFVCISLPLTRETHHLIGAAELALMKPDAVLINAGRGPVVDEQALIAALQAGKLHAAGLDVFEQEPVAADSPLLSLPNVVTLPHIGSATHETRYGMMQDAVENLIAALGGSVDKNCVNPQALK
- a CDS encoding MFS transporter, whose protein sequence is MKKQTIAPKRWWFIMPIVFITYSLAYLDRANFSFASAAGINDDLGITKGMSSLLGALFFLGYFFFQIPGAIYAERRSVKKLIFWCLILWGGCASLTGVVSNIPMLAAIRFILGVVEAAVMPAMLIYISNWFTKSERSRANTFLILGNPVTVLWMSVVSGYLIESFGWREMFIIEGIPAVIWAVAWWFLVQDKPSQARWMSDAEKAALQAELQKEQENIKAVRNYGEAFRNRNVIILCLQYFAWSIGVYGFVLWLPSILRNGTQMGMVEAGWLSAVPYLAATIAMVVVSWASDKTQNRKLFVWPLLLVGALAFLGSWLVGSNNFWMSYTLLVIAGAAMYAPYGPFFAIIPEMLPRNVSGGAMALINSMGALGSFIGSWIVGYLNGATGSPAASYIFMGSALLVAVWLTLIVKPAQNTAPPLQSAKPA
- a CDS encoding sugar kinase → MTHHTMHHNGPLDVVTIGEAMAMFVARETGDLAAAETFVKRAAGAELNVATGLARLGLKVGWVSRIGDDAFGRFICQQLEKEGIDHARVTVDSRYPTGFQLKSKVDDGSDPLVEYFRKGSAASHLSVDDFDADYFGSARHLHLSGVAAALSESSLELLKHTAKEMRSRGKTISFDPNLRPVLWRSEEEMRKQLNLLAEYADWVLPGEKEGLILTGYRQPEAIADFYLDKGVKAVVIKTGCDGAWYKTAQGEQGQVAAVRVENVVDTVGAGDGFAVGVISALLEGQSLPQAIRRGNKIGSMAIQVIGDSEGLPTRQQLGDV